The genomic interval TCCCACGACCGCGTCATGATCGTGGAGATCATGGGCCGACACGCCGGTTGGCTGGCGGCGTACGCCGGAATCGCAGGCGGCGCCGACGCCGTCTTGGTCCCGGAGTTCCCGACAAAACTTCAGGACCTCTGCAATATCCTCCGCAAATGCCGTGACCGCGGAAAAAACTATTGCCTAATAGCCGTGGCGGAAGGAGCCGAGGTGATCGGCGAAAACGGCGAGAAAATCTCGAGCCAGTCCGAAGCGCCCGTGGATGCGTTCGGCCACGTGCAGTTGGGAGGCATTGCCGATCGCCTGAAGGACCTCGTGAAGAAAAAAACCGGCTACGACACCCGCTCGACTATCCTCGGACACGTCCAGCGGGGCGGTTCGCCCACGGCGTTCGATCGGATCTTGGCGACGGCATTCGGTGTAAGAGCTGTGGAGTTGGTGAAAAAGAAGGAGTTCGGAAAAATGCCGGCGCTGGTGGGCGGCCAGATCACGGCCGTTCCGCTGTCGGATGCCGTAGCCCGGTTGAAAACGCTTACTCCGGAAGTGTACCAGCTCGCGCAGGTATTTTTTGGCTAAGTGGCTGATTCAGCTTTCGGCGGCCACCGTTCTTCTCGCCGTCGGAATCCAGTTTGCCGAGCGCTATTTCAGTCCTCCGGTCCGCCTCGGCCTCTCTGTCGTCTTCGGCCTGATATGGGTGATCGCGGGACTCAAAGCGGTTCTTCTGCGATCCAAAGGGATCCAGGGATCGTATGCGGCGGTCGAGCGAAACATACGGATCATCGGAATTCTCCTCTTGGTCTTCGGCCTCTTATGGATAGGGGTTTCCTACTATCAGTTTGAGTCCCAAGCTAAACAAATAGAATCTCGGACGTTGGACCTAAAAGCGAATTGATTTCGCTCAACATGGAGTCCGACGGCGCCACGGCAAATTCCCTGGAAAGGGCCAATACAGTCTCCGACTTCCCCGGCAAGCGCAGATGAAGAACGGTCGAGCAGTCCCCCTTGTGGCGGACAAACAGTTCTTTCAAATCCCGAAGTTTGGAATCCGGAACGACCGAAGCGTCCAACGCGATATGAATCGTCCCGGAAAAGAGCTGGGCCGCGTCCTCCAGCCTCGCCGCTTGCGTGGCGATGATCTTGGCCTGCTCTTCGCCGATGTCGACCTTCCCGATGACGAAGATCGGCGCATCGCCTTTAAATACGGCGTTCGTCTGACGGTACAAATCCGAAAAAATGACGAGTTCCACGCTCCCGGAAAGATCTTCGAGCGTGGCGAACGCCATTCGGTCCCCTTTTCGGGTTGTGATCTCCTTGAGCGATCCCACGATCCCGCCGATTCGAACCGTCGATTGGTCGCGAAGCTCGCTTAGCCGCCCGGTGTCGGCGTTGGCGTATCGTCGAAGCGTGTCGGTGTACTTCAGAAGGGGATGCCCGGTGACGTAAAATCCGACGGACTCCTTTTCCCCTCGCAATCGCTCCAATTCGTCCCATTCCCCCGCGCGTACATAGGACATCTTCGGCAACACCTTGGGCGTTCCGGCTCCGAACAAGTTTTCCTGTCCCACGGCCCGGTCGCGCTGGGCCTGTTGAGCCGCGTCCATGGCAAGTTCCACGGTGGCGGTCATCTCGGCCCGCCGGCCCCCCGTGGAATCCAGCGCCCCGCACTTGATCAGGGATTCGATGACCCGTTTGTTCGCGCGGCGGAGGTCGACCCGGCGGCAAAAGTCGAAGAGGTCGACAAAAGGTCCTCCGCTGTCCCGAGCGTTTATAATCGCTTCGATGGCACCCTCGCCCACGTTCTTCACACCCGCCAAACCGAAGCGAATCCTCCCTTCCAGAACGGAGAAGTCGAGCTGACTCTCATTTACGTCGGGGGCGAGCACTTCAATTTCATTTGCGCGGCAATCGGCCAACAGAACGACGATTCGGTCCGTATTGTCGCGATCAATCGACAGACAGGCCGCCATAAACTCCACGGGATAGTGCGTCTTGAAATACGCTGTTTGATAGGAGATCAGAGCGTACGCGGCGGAATGGGATTTGTTAAACCCATACCCGGCGAATTTTGCCATTAAATCGAAAATCTTTTTGGCCTTCGTCTCAGGAATCTTGTTTTTCTCGCACCCTTCCAGAAAACGCGCTTCCTGGTTCGCCATTTCTTCGGGATTTTTCTTTCCCATAGCGCGCCGCAAAAGATCGGCTTCTCCCAACGTGTAATTCGCCAGCGCCGACGCGATCTGCATGACCTGTTCCTGATAAAGAATAACGCCGTACGTATCCTTGAGAATCGGCTCCAGTTGCGGAAGGTCGTACACGATGGGAATTCGGCCATGCTTGCGGTTGATAAAATCCTCCACCATGCCCGAGCCGAGCGGGCCGGGCC from Bdellovibrionota bacterium carries:
- a CDS encoding ATP-dependent 6-phosphofructokinase, whose amino-acid sequence is MPRIGVLTGGGDAPGLNAAIRAIVRTAATHKIDVLGIRLGWKGLLTNDTMPLTLDRIDELLYRGGTVLGTSRTNPYKEKDGPGQVRKTLASNHLDALIAMGGEDTIGVAAKLFAEGLPIVGVPKTIDNDLDATQFTIGFHTALDIVTEAMDRLRTTAESHDRVMIVEIMGRHAGWLAAYAGIAGGADAVLVPEFPTKLQDLCNILRKCRDRGKNYCLIAVAEGAEVIGENGEKISSQSEAPVDAFGHVQLGGIADRLKDLVKKKTGYDTRSTILGHVQRGGSPTAFDRILATAFGVRAVELVKKKEFGKMPALVGGQITAVPLSDAVARLKTLTPEVYQLAQVFFG
- the dnaE gene encoding DNA polymerase III subunit alpha — protein: GAVIRDVGRAMGLAYGEVDRVAKMVPAVLNVTLEESFEQEPQFAELRKKDPRIDELLTVAVALEGMTRHASVHAAGVVISDDRPLVEHVPLYRGQHDEVVTQWDMKGVEKIGLIKFDFLGLKTLTLLQRAVKLIETAHGVKIDLLHLDMADSKVYELLRRADTQGIFQLESSGMRDLVVKLKPSSFEDIIALVALYRPGPLGSGMVEDFINRKHGRIPIVYDLPQLEPILKDTYGVILYQEQVMQIASALANYTLGEADLLRRAMGKKNPEEMANQEARFLEGCEKNKIPETKAKKIFDLMAKFAGYGFNKSHSAAYALISYQTAYFKTHYPVEFMAACLSIDRDNTDRIVVLLADCRANEIEVLAPDVNESQLDFSVLEGRIRFGLAGVKNVGEGAIEAIINARDSGGPFVDLFDFCRRVDLRRANKRVIESLIKCGALDSTGGRRAEMTATVELAMDAAQQAQRDRAVGQENLFGAGTPKVLPKMSYVRAGEWDELERLRGEKESVGFYVTGHPLLKYTDTLRRYANADTGRLSELRDQSTVRIGGIVGSLKEITTRKGDRMAFATLEDLSGSVELVIFSDLYRQTNAVFKGDAPIFVIGKVDIGEEQAKIIATQAARLEDAAQLFSGTIHIALDASVVPDSKLRDLKELFVRHKGDCSTVLHLRLPGKSETVLALSREFAVAPSDSMLSEINSLLGPTSEILFV